TAAAGCATTAGCAAGGTTACGAGATAAAGGAACGCCAATAGCATACAAAGAATTTGAAGAAGAACTTGCAAAGCAATATACCAGACCTCTTGAAACAATTTTTTCAAATATCATCACAAAACCACTTCTTGTTGATGTAGTTTCCCAAACTCACGAAGCAACACTTGTTAACGGCGATAAGGTTCATGTTAAAATAATTAAACCTAAATCAAAAATTCTTATTAAAGAAGACATTACAATTCTTAAGTATCTAGCAAAGAAAATAAAACTACCATTAGATACCACTTACATCATTAAAGAACTTGAAGATTACGTCAAAAATAAATCTAATTTAGAACTTGAAGAAACATTTCTTTCTCATAGTGGAAAATACGCGAGTAGCTATATACCTCAAGTTGTAAGCACTATTAGTCATAAGAAAGTTATTGTTATTAGACACCTGAAAAAAAGACCTGTTGAAGACATGAAAAAACAAATGACAAAAATTCAAGGAGATGTTAATTTCATTCAAGGAGAATTCATTATCTCGTTTATTGGACTTTTCTTTGTTGCAATCGGTCTATTTTTACCTGAGCCACTAAATAAAGTTTTTTTATACTTTAGCATTGCTTGCTTTGTCCTCGTCTTTATTTTCCTTGCTCAACATCAAAAATAAACAGCATCAATGGATGCATCTGTTTATCTCCAAAAGATAAATCCGCACGTACAACGCCCAAAATGAACGTCGCCACATCAATTATTATAACGCTCTTGAGCACAGCAGTGATTTTTGTACTTCTCTATATCCTCTTAATGCCTTCATCGCTGCAAGTTCCCAAACGAGAAGAACGAATATGTCCTCGATGCAAACACCAAAACTACAAAATGGTTGGCGCAAGTAATAGTGGTGTTGGACTTATTCTTGGCATTGGCAATCCACATTATTTATGTAATAACTGCGGCTTTCGAGGGGTCTTTCCCATTATTGATGAAGATCAACGCATAATTAAACAAAAACCACCTAAAGAATTATAACTCGTTTTTTCTCTTACGTATTTTTTTTACTTGACAACCACCTGAAGGAAGAACTCTAATAATTGCATCAAGAGAAACATGTGCTTGCTCATGCTGCACAAAGAAATTTCTTATTTGTTTTGCAATTACACTAGCTTTTTCTTTTCCTTGTTCAATTTCAATAACCTGTTTGCAATGATGACGAACAGCTGCAGTTGGGCCTGCAAGCACAACTACTCGCTCATCAACATCAGTTGTTGTTAGTAAACCCATCGCAAAACTAATAGAGGCATCAATATAATTTGTTTTCCCACGAATCATAAAAGAACCTTTAGCAAGAAATTCTCCAGAATTCGCATCTTTAGTTACTTGTTCAGGCTTGACGTGAAATACTGCCGCAGTTCCCATACCTAATTTCCAAGCGCGAGCATAATCAAGAACAAAACTTCCCGCTTCGGTTATGGATTGATTCGTTGGCTCTTGGGGATACTCCTTATCGTCAAGGCCAATACCAAAAAACTGCTCCACGTCTTTTTTATTTTTCTTAATAATTGCAAAAGGAGAACCAGCCATATCCGTATGCAAAACAACATCATCTTTTTCTGTATGTTTTTTAATGAGTATTTCATTTGTTGTTGCATCACGACCACCAATAAGCAAAAAACCTTCACTAGAAATAGACCAACGAAATTTTTCAAACCAAAATTTTTGTTTATCTTCAACACGTTTAATAGATGATACAAACTCACTACTTGCTAAATCATCTTCCACCCCATCCTTTTTTTCTGCAAACTCAGCCAACGTCTTTTCAACGCCACGAATTTTCTTTTTAGCTCTTTTTGCCTCTTCAAAATAGACTGCCGCATTTTCCTCAACAGACTTTGTAATAGACAGAGCAATTTTCATAATGATAAAAGGTGCTTACCACATATAAATGTTGCGAGAAATGAGTTTTATGAAAAAATAAACATCTCGTGCCGCCTAAAAGTATATTTAATTTAATAACTAGTTATGACCATACGTACACACCTTAAAACTAACAAGAAGGAAGAGTTTCTTGCACGTAACTAGTAGCGCACTGAACATACTCACCAGTACCATCATCAATTAAAGGAACAAGCTCTAGCTTAAACGCACCACCATCATACACGTATGGTCGCTCTTGCTCAACTGTTTCTCCAGGAATAATCTTGCCTTGACTTAACGTTGTTGACGTTTCACCATACGCATCAACAATAATTAATTTTACTTTTTGTATAGATTCATCGCCAATATTTTTTACAGAAAACATCAATTTTGTATCAGCAATGCACACACCAGATTCGCTATCAAGCGCGATGGATTCACAAAGAGCAGTCTTTCCAAGTTCATCTTCAGGCGCGACACCCGCGCTCCAATTCATAATCATAGCGCCAAGTGCTACAGCAAATGCGATGAGCAGTACTGTTGCAATAAGTGGAGACATTCCTTTTTTGGATGCAAAAACCATATGGTAGATACACTTTTAAGCAGTATTTAAAGCTTTTGTAATGAACGAGACCATTCTTGAGTAACAAAATCATTTATAAATACATTCCGCTAAGCTTTTAAACCGGTTTCATTTCACGCAACCCATGTTAAGTTTTGGAGATATCCTTATTTACGTAGCAACATTTTTTGGGCTATTCACCTCTATTTATTTTTTTATCACACTCATAGAACGTCGATCAAATTTGCATCAAGGAGAAACAAAAAAATACCAACCAGTAACTATTTGCATACCTTGTTATAATGAAGAACTTACTCTAGAAAAAACACTTGAATCACTTGTTGCACTAGACTACGATAAAAAACAACTTGAAATAATTATTGTAGATGATGGTAGTAAAGATAAAACATACAAAATAGCAAAACAATTTGCCAAACAACACCCCGCAAGTGATATCAAAGTCTTTCGAAAAGAAAACGGCGGAAAATATACTGCACTTAACTTTGCCCTTACAAAAGCACGAGGAAGATTCTTTGGAGCACTTGATGCAGATAGTTTTGTTGATCCTAAAGCCCTTCGGCGAATTATGAAATTCTTTGAAGACAAAAAAGTTGCTATTGTTACACCATCAATGAAAATCTATAAACCAAAAGGAATACTCAGACGCATACAAGCAATTGAATACCTTATGGGAATTTTCTTGCGCAAGGTGTTTGCAGAACTTGGCAGCATACACGTTACACCAGGACCATTTAGTATTTACCGAATGGAAGTCTTTGAAAAATATGGTCCATACAAAAAAGCATATCATACTGAAGACATAGAAATATCTCTGCGCGCACAAACACACCATCTAGTCATTGAAAACAGCGTTGATGCATTCGTCTACACCGTTGGACCAAAAACATTTAAAACACTCTACAAACAACGACTTCGTTGGTATCATGGATTTATCAGAAATGTTCTTGATTACAAACAAGTATTCACCAAACAACACGGCAACCTTGGACTTTTTATTCTACCCGCAAGTTTTATCTCAGTTTTCTTACTCATCACCATTATTACCTATGTCCTTATCACAAGACTAAGCAATATACGAGAAACATTGCAAAGTTGGACTGCGATTAACTTTGATTTTAGCACATGGGAATGGTTTAATTTTGATACCTTCTTTTTGAACACGTCAGGACCTGCAATGGTTGGTATCATCGCGTTATTATTTACTATAAGTATCATTGTTATTGCAAAAATAATTAGTAAAGAGAAAAAGCCAATATTCTACTCATATATTTTTTTTGCATTATTTTACGCGCCTTTGTACGCCTTTTGGTGGCTCGTATCTATTTGGTATGTTCTTTTTACCAAAGATAAAGTACAATGGGGACATAAATCAGAAAATAAAAATGAGGCAACATCATGAAACGAAAAAAAATATCCATACAAAAAACAACAATTGTATTATTATTAACCATTGTTATTTTTTCATCGGGCGTTCTTATTGGAAATCATAACACTAATAAAAAATTTCTTAATATCGTTGAACTCGGCGATGAACTTAGATTAGAAACACTCGGCATTGAAGTTGAATATGATATATTAGCAGAAAACATCTGTGAAAATGAAGAAGCACTCTTTCTTACAACAGAACTTTTTGATCTTGCTGAAAAATTAGACTTTATGGAAAACGAATTAGGAAGCAATAGCGATCAAGTTATTCAACTTAAAAAACAATATTTTATTCTTGAAGCAAGACATTGGATGCTCGCAAAAAATCGCTTAGAAAATTGTTTGGAAAATGATAAAGGCATTAACAACACAGTGGTTCTTTATTTTTACTCTAACCAAGGAGATTGTCCACGATGTCAACAACAAGGAGCGGTGCTTACCTACCTACATAAAAAATATCCTGGTATGAAAGTGTATTCTTTTGATATTAATATCGATAGCCCTGTAGTAAATGTCCTTAAACAACTTTATGACATCACAACAACACCTGGTCTAGTTATTAATGATGAAACACATGAAGGATATATGGATGCAGATACATTTATTACCTTTGTAACCAACCAACAAAAAACGCAAGTCAGTCAAAATATAATGGAGCAAATTGTCTAAATCGAGAGCTTAAGAAAAAACAATAGAAAATATGTTATCAATCATCCTACCCACCTACAACGAACGAGAAAGTGTTCTTACTACTATTGCGGCTATTCGTAAATATATTCCACAAGAACAACCATACGAAATTATTGTGAGTGACGATAACTCTCCAGATAAAACATGGAAACTCATTAAAGAAACATTTGCAAAAGATAAACAAGTATGGTGTCTTCGGCGAATGAAAAATAAAGGATTAAGTCCTGCAGTTATTGATGCCTTTAAACATGCAAAAGGAGATATCTTCTTAGTTACCGATGCAGATGGACAACATGACGAAACCATCATTCCTCATATGCTTGCTGCAATTAAGAAAGCTGATGCAGTCAGCGGGACACGATTTAAAAAAGGAGGCTCTGTAAAAGGGTGGTCTGCTAAGCGAATTCTTATGAGTAAAACAGCAGCAGCACTATCACAACCATTCTTAAAACAAAAAATAAGTGACCCTATGAGCGGTTTTTTCATGATACGACGCAAAGCCTTTGAACACGTAAAAGAAAAGATCAATCCAAAAGGATATAAAATTTATTTAGAAATATTATTTGCCAATAAGAACTTACAAGTTAAAGAAATCCCCTATAAATTTAAAACAAGAAAAAAAGGAGCGAGTAAACTTGGCAGTAAAGTCATTGTTGAATATTTAATCATGCTTGCTAAACAATTCTTTAAAGGAAAATTTTTCAAATTTTGTGTCGTTGGTGGCAGCGGCGTCATTGTTAATATGAGTCTACTTTATACATTAACCGAATTCGGAGGACTTTATTATTTACTCTCAGCAGCAATTGCAATAGAAATATCTATTATCACAAACTTTTTACTAAATAATTTCTGGACATGGAAAAAGCAGAATACAAAACATTCATTCTGGCAAAAAATGCTGCGATTTAATCTCGTTTCACTTATTGCGCTAATAGTAAATATGGGCTTGCTCTTTGCTTTCACAGAACTTATTGGTCTTTGGTATATTATTTCAAACTTGATGGGAATTCTCGCCGCAACAATTATTAATTACGCACTCAATGACAAATGGACATTTCAAGAAAAATGAAAAAACATGAAATGAAATCAAAAACCAATTGGTTTTTTCAACATAAATATCTTATTATACTCCTTGTAGTTATTGCAGGAATATACTTACTGCAACTCGCCCTTTCCCATCATCTTATCTGGGATGAATATGTCTACCTTTCTAATGCGCGATCACATTTAGGAGATGCACATTTCACCGAAGACTTCAGGTTTCCTTTGTTAGAATATTTTATTAGTGGTGTGTGGGCAATCACTGGAGAATCTGTTTTGCTTGCACAACTGCTCATGATAGTTTTTTCACTCTTTAGCGTGTTTGGTGTGTATCTGCTTTCCCAAGAATTTACAACAAATAAACTTTGGCACTACATTGCAACTGGATTTTTTGGACTGAGTAATGTTATGCTCTTTTGGAGTTTTCGAGTCTACACAGATATCCCTGCAATGTGCGCAATGATTTTCTCAGTTTATTTTTTTATGAAAGGAATACAAGCTCAGAAAAAGAGAAGCAATAAGCTTCTTTTTGTTGCAGGAGTCTTTGCAGCGTTGTCTTTCTTATTTCGCTTTCCCATCATTCTATTTATTTTACCACTAGGCGTTATTTTCCTCATCAAAAAAAAATATCCCCAATGGATAGCGTTTGGGCTGGGAGGTCTAATGCCATTACTTCCATGGCTAGGTTATAATTTAATAACATATGGTAATCCTGTCTGGGATTTGTTTGCACAAGGAGGCGCGGTTTCAAGCTACACTACTTGGCAACCAGCGAGTTTACTTCTTTTAGAAATTATCAGAACATTTGGTCTTACATTAGTATTACTCATCCCTTTTGTTATCAAATGGTATAAAGAAAAAAAAGACTACAACCTGTGGCTGCTGATATCCCTTTTCACGGCACAACTAGCATTCTATCTTTTCATTGTTCGATTAAAACTACAACGATATGAACTTATGTTCTTACCATTCCTCTTGCTTATTATTATACTTGGAGCAGAATATCTTACTATGCATAGCGCAATTAAACATAAGAAAAAAATAGTAATAAGCATTATTCTTGCAGTAATTTTTCTACAAATTATTGGAGGAGGAATAGCCAGCATACAACAAGCAAAAGAAAAAGCATACTGCGAAAAAAATGGAGCACTCCAACAATCCATTCAATACGCAACAGAATATATTCCGTCTGCTGACGTGATAAGCTCAAATGACTGGCCAGCCTACGGCTTTTACGGCAACCACTATGTGACTAGCACCTGGACTGCGAATATAACCCAACTCATCGCAGAAAGCGGTAGTAATTGGATTGCGTATGTTGCAAACAGCGGATTGGAAATTAATCAAGAAAAATTGAATAAACACCCCCGACTTGAAAAAGAAATTTCCTTTGTTGATAAATGCAATAAAGAAATTACGTTCTACAAAGTTATTTAAGTTTAAATTCTTCTAAAACTTCTTCTTCAACAATCTGCAGTTTACTAGGAATAATCAATGAATGTAAAGGAGCGCCAAAATCAACATCTTTAAGTTGCTTAATAGTACCTGCAACAATTTTTGCATCTGGATGACCAAGTCTTGCTATGCCAATTGCTAATGTGTCTTCTAAGAGAACGTTTTCACCAGCAGTATTTTCTAAATGCATCAATACATCAAGTGCTTCAGAGATGTTCATGAAACGTGGCGGTTGAGGTTTAATCAGTTTTCCAGGCTGAGCGCGCAGGAGGTCATCTCTACATGGTTCTGCAACTTTAATATCTAGAAGGCATAAAGTATGCAAGCCCATAGCTTTGTTGTTTTTAATGACATCATAAGGCGTGTTTGGATACCAACCAGCATCAGGAAACACAATGCTCGTTGTTTTCCCAAATTTATATAGTTCTAAACCAGTTAAGCCAATCGCATTCATAATGGAGGCGTTAAAAACAACTTCAGTAGTTACCTTTGCTTGTTTTGCTCTAAAAAGGAGGTCGGCGTGTGTTGTTGCACCAAATACATCTCCAACAACCAGAAGCGCCACATCTTGGTCTTTAGCAAGTTCTATGAGAAGCTCTTCAGCTTGTTTTTCTATCACATCACGAGGCGCAACAAGGACTTCTCTGCCGTAGAGTGCCTCAAGCTTTGCTTTATCCACACCAAGAACAGACGTATAATATTCTAAATAAACGATGTCGCATTTTTTAACAATTTCAAGTCCTCGAAGCGTGATGTCTTTTTCATCATACAGACCAAGACCGATTAAATATAGTGTCATTTATTTTACCCGTAACATTAATGGACTTCGAACGTATTCGAAGCGTCATAAGAGAAAAGAAGAACGAAGAAATATATAAAATAAGAGGAAAAAGAAAAGAAAAAAAATAAACAATTACTTGTTCATTGCTTTTTGAAAGACAAGAAGATCTTCAGTAGTGAGCTTTTTACCCGGCCATTCGTGCATAGGCGAGCGTAGTATGTTTCGCTAACACTCAAGCATACAAAAAAGTGGAAAAAAAAGAATAAAAGAAAAAGTAAGAAAAAAATTATCTGTTCATTGCTTTTTGAAAGACAAGAAGATCTTCAGTAGTGAGCTTCTTACCAGTCTTCACTTTTTCATCGACTTCTTTTGCTCGTTCTTTGATAGCTTTTTGCTCGACCTTTTTCTTGTCCTCTTCAATTTGCACGTTATGAGTTTCTAAAACGCCTTTTACCGCATCAAGTTCTTTTAAAAGTTCTTTAAGAACAGTATTTTTTTCAGTGAAGAGTTCTTTATACTCTTTGAATTTTTCAAACGCAGCTTGCTCTTCTTTTTTGAGCTCATCAATCTCACCAGATCGTTCAACTAAAGCTTCGTGTTTATCCTGAGAAGACTTAGCATTATCTTGAATTTTTCGATGAGCAGCATTTGCTTTTCTTTTAAGTTTAGAAATATCACGAGTTAAATTTTTTACTTTATCCCAATCACCAGTAACACTACTAACTTCGACATATTGTTTTTTGAGTGTTTTTAATTCTTTCATGAGCTTTTGTTCTTTATCAAAACTCATAGGTTGCGTTTCCATGGTGTATTCCATCTTCTCAATTTTTTTCTTGAGCATAGACGGACTTTCTTTTACTTGATGTTTTGCAGTTGCTTTATCAAAATTCTTTTTGAGCTCGTTAAGCTCTTTAGATTTTTGTGAAACTTCTTTATTTAAAGTATCACGTTCTGTTTTGAGATCTTTCACTTGCTCAGTAATTTCATTACGTTTATCTTTAGAACCTTTCACGCCAGAAATAAGATTACTAATCTGCTTGTTTATCTCTCCACGCTTAGCAAACCAAGACTCCTTCTCACGATTGAGTTTGTTTAACTCTTTTTTAAGAGTGCTCACCTCAACGCGGAGGTTCTTTAATTTTTGCATGTATTCTTTAACATCATCAGACATGATAACTTCAACCTACTTTACTACATCAATAAATGTTCGAACGCGAGAAAATAAAATTCATTTTCGGCGCGTATGAAAACTTTGAATTCCTTTTAAATAAACTATTTCAAGCACACTACACAACAAATAAAAAAAATAAAAAAAAGGAAACTATTCGCACGTAGAAGTTAAAACTTCTTTATGCAAACAATTGTTTTTCTATCCGAAAAGTGCGCCTAAACCAGCTGCTGCTGCTTCATCGTTTTTCTTTTCTTCTTTTTTATCGTCCTTTTTTTCTTCTGCTGCAGGTGCTGCGTCGCCTCCTGCTGCTGGTGCGCTAGCTGCTACAGGAGCTGCAACTGCTGCTTTACTAATAGCATCGTCAATATCAACACCATCAAGTGCTGCTACTAAAGCTTTAACACGACCATCATCAACTGTAACCCCTGCTGCTTCTAAAACTTTTTTTACTGCAGCTTCGTCAACTTTTTGTCCTGCTTTATGCAGGAGCATTGCGGCATAAATGTATTCCATTTGTTTTCACCTATAATTTGTTATCATTAACCAAAGAGAGCGCCAAGACCTGCTGCGGCATCAGGCTCATCTTTTTTATCGTCTTTCTTTTCCTCAGGCATATCGTCTTCCGGAGCAACTTGCGTTGCTTGAACAACAGGTATCGCTGCTTGCGCGCCTTTCAAATCCGCACTTAATGCTTCATCAGGCAACATTGTTACAACACCCATCATTTGGTTGTGTGCTTTAGCCAAGGTATCGCCAACCGTAAGGTCAGTTAAAATATCCTCACTAATAGCTAATGCTTTTGCATCGGCAAACGCATTTTGAATAAGAACAGGTGTCGTCTCAGTTGTCGGAAACGCGCTATGTATAGCCAGGTTAAACGCCCAACTTGCAGCGGTTGTTACATCTGAGATGTACTGATCTTCATCAATATCAAGTACAGCTTTAGTTAAAACTTCTCCATTTTCACAGACAGCTGTTAAGTCAAGTCCAATTTCCATAGGTTCAATACCTAGTCGAGTTAAAAGACCGGCAAGTGTTTGACTTACTTCATCGCCTTCTTTTGCTACGACTGCATCAGCCTTAATTGCAACTTTACCACCATCAATCCCTGCTTTAATGCCAACTGAACCAAGTTCGCCAATCACAGGACCAGGAGCAAAACTTGTTGGACCAGCAGGAACAATAATATCATTTGGCGCAATTTGACCGCCTTTAATTCCTGTTTTTGATTTATTTTTCTTTAATGTCTTAAAAAGGGTGAATGGGCTGCTATTTGTAAATAATAAAGCAGGCATACCTTTTAGGTGAGGAAGTAGTTCAACAACACCTTGTTTTTTAGATTGTTCTAAAGCAACCTTAAGTAAACGACGTTTACTCATTTTAATAAGAACAGTATCTCTTAATTGTACACGCATGTTATGAAGCTGTTTTGCAGGAAGATTTTCCATATTAACAGCACCAATTACATCGTATTTGTCAATGAGATCAGCGAACTCTTTGACGACATTTTTTTTTGCTTCGGAAATATGATTGCTCATTTTATTTTTTCACCTAAAGTCGAACAGGTTTACCCATTGTTAATTTGAGGATAGTTCCTCGAACGTTATGCCGTTCTTTTGGTAAGTGATGTTCAATTTGACTATACAAATAATCAATATTTTCTGCAAGATCAACATCAGTCATATCAAGCTTTCCAACAGGAAGTTGAATTACGGGGAATTTTTTTGCAGAAATTTTAATAGTATTTTGGAGTCTATCATATAACGGTTGAAGTGATGCTTTTGGGGGCACAACACAACCAGCTTTTGGATTTGGCATTTT
This DNA window, taken from Candidatus Woesearchaeota archaeon, encodes the following:
- the dph5 gene encoding diphthine synthase encodes the protein MTLYLIGLGLYDEKDITLRGLEIVKKCDIVYLEYYTSVLGVDKAKLEALYGREVLVAPRDVIEKQAEELLIELAKDQDVALLVVGDVFGATTHADLLFRAKQAKVTTEVVFNASIMNAIGLTGLELYKFGKTTSIVFPDAGWYPNTPYDVIKNNKAMGLHTLCLLDIKVAEPCRDDLLRAQPGKLIKPQPPRFMNISEALDVLMHLENTAGENVLLEDTLAIGIARLGHPDAKIVAGTIKQLKDVDFGAPLHSLIIPSKLQIVEEEVLEEFKLK
- a CDS encoding glycosyltransferase family 39 protein, producing MDISRKMKKHEMKSKTNWFFQHKYLIILLVVIAGIYLLQLALSHHLIWDEYVYLSNARSHLGDAHFTEDFRFPLLEYFISGVWAITGESVLLAQLLMIVFSLFSVFGVYLLSQEFTTNKLWHYIATGFFGLSNVMLFWSFRVYTDIPAMCAMIFSVYFFMKGIQAQKKRSNKLLFVAGVFAALSFLFRFPIILFILPLGVIFLIKKKYPQWIAFGLGGLMPLLPWLGYNLITYGNPVWDLFAQGGAVSSYTTWQPASLLLLEIIRTFGLTLVLLIPFVIKWYKEKKDYNLWLLISLFTAQLAFYLFIVRLKLQRYELMFLPFLLLIIILGAEYLTMHSAIKHKKKIVISIILAVIFLQIIGGGIASIQQAKEKAYCEKNGALQQSIQYATEYIPSADVISSNDWPAYGFYGNHYVTSTWTANITQLIAESGSNWIAYVANSGLEINQEKLNKHPRLEKEISFVDKCNKEITFYKVI
- a CDS encoding conjugal transfer protein TraF, with product MKRKKISIQKTTIVLLLTIVIFSSGVLIGNHNTNKKFLNIVELGDELRLETLGIEVEYDILAENICENEEALFLTTELFDLAEKLDFMENELGSNSDQVIQLKKQYFILEARHWMLAKNRLENCLENDKGINNTVVLYFYSNQGDCPRCQQQGAVLTYLHKKYPGMKVYSFDINIDSPVVNVLKQLYDITTTPGLVINDETHEGYMDADTFITFVTNQQKTQVSQNIMEQIV
- a CDS encoding zinc ribbon domain-containing protein is translated as MNVATSIIITLLSTAVIFVLLYILLMPSSLQVPKREERICPRCKHQNYKMVGASNSGVGLILGIGNPHYLCNNCGFRGVFPIIDEDQRIIKQKPPKEL
- a CDS encoding glycosyltransferase family 2 protein, whose product is MLSIILPTYNERESVLTTIAAIRKYIPQEQPYEIIVSDDNSPDKTWKLIKETFAKDKQVWCLRRMKNKGLSPAVIDAFKHAKGDIFLVTDADGQHDETIIPHMLAAIKKADAVSGTRFKKGGSVKGWSAKRILMSKTAAALSQPFLKQKISDPMSGFFMIRRKAFEHVKEKINPKGYKIYLEILFANKNLQVKEIPYKFKTRKKGASKLGSKVIVEYLIMLAKQFFKGKFFKFCVVGGSGVIVNMSLLYTLTEFGGLYYLLSAAIAIEISIITNFLLNNFWTWKKQNTKHSFWQKMLRFNLVSLIALIVNMGLLFAFTELIGLWYIISNLMGILAATIINYALNDKWTFQEK
- a CDS encoding 50S ribosomal protein L10, which encodes MSNHISEAKKNVVKEFADLIDKYDVIGAVNMENLPAKQLHNMRVQLRDTVLIKMSKRRLLKVALEQSKKQGVVELLPHLKGMPALLFTNSSPFTLFKTLKKNKSKTGIKGGQIAPNDIIVPAGPTSFAPGPVIGELGSVGIKAGIDGGKVAIKADAVVAKEGDEVSQTLAGLLTRLGIEPMEIGLDLTAVCENGEVLTKAVLDIDEDQYISDVTTAASWAFNLAIHSAFPTTETTPVLIQNAFADAKALAISEDILTDLTVGDTLAKAHNQMMGVVTMLPDEALSADLKGAQAAIPVVQATQVAPEDDMPEEKKDDKKDEPDAAAGLGALFG
- a CDS encoding glycosyltransferase family 2 protein: MLSFGDILIYVATFFGLFTSIYFFITLIERRSNLHQGETKKYQPVTICIPCYNEELTLEKTLESLVALDYDKKQLEIIIVDDGSKDKTYKIAKQFAKQHPASDIKVFRKENGGKYTALNFALTKARGRFFGALDADSFVDPKALRRIMKFFEDKKVAIVTPSMKIYKPKGILRRIQAIEYLMGIFLRKVFAELGSIHVTPGPFSIYRMEVFEKYGPYKKAYHTEDIEISLRAQTHHLVIENSVDAFVYTVGPKTFKTLYKQRLRWYHGFIRNVLDYKQVFTKQHGNLGLFILPASFISVFLLITIITYVLITRLSNIRETLQSWTAINFDFSTWEWFNFDTFFLNTSGPAMVGIIALLFTISIIVIAKIISKEKKPIFYSYIFFALFYAPLYAFWWLVSIWYVLFTKDKVQWGHKSENKNEATS
- a CDS encoding NFACT RNA binding domain-containing protein — translated: MKIALSITKSVEENAAVYFEEAKRAKKKIRGVEKTLAEFAEKKDGVEDDLASSEFVSSIKRVEDKQKFWFEKFRWSISSEGFLLIGGRDATTNEILIKKHTEKDDVVLHTDMAGSPFAIIKKNKKDVEQFFGIGLDDKEYPQEPTNQSITEAGSFVLDYARAWKLGMGTAAVFHVKPEQVTKDANSGEFLAKGSFMIRGKTNYIDASISFAMGLLTTTDVDERVVVLAGPTAAVRHHCKQVIEIEQGKEKASVIAKQIRNFFVQHEQAHVSLDAIIRVLPSGGCQVKKIRKRKNEL
- the rpl12p gene encoding 50S ribosomal protein P1, which produces MEYIYAAMLLHKAGQKVDEAAVKKVLEAAGVTVDDGRVKALVAALDGVDIDDAISKAAVAAPVAASAPAAGGDAAPAAEEKKDDKKEEKKNDEAAAAGLGALFG